Proteins co-encoded in one Bacillus infantis NRRL B-14911 genomic window:
- a CDS encoding queuosine precursor transporter, with translation MLLYLNAAFAGLLILSNILAVKLFSLGSWAVLPAAVIVYVFTYPITDIIGEVYGKEAARKTVLAGFVTQLLSAVFIFAAIHLPSAPFFGAQAEFETILSGSFRITIASLISYLVSQNLDVYVFHKLKEKHGGRKLWIRNNLSTVSSQLIDTSVFILIAFYGTMPAGALLAMIGTQYAFKFLVALIDTPLVYLLVGMARKEKKQPAEFPRLTAESAS, from the coding sequence TTGCTATTATATTTGAATGCCGCATTTGCCGGCCTGCTCATATTATCCAATATTCTTGCCGTCAAACTGTTCAGCCTGGGATCCTGGGCTGTTCTGCCGGCGGCTGTGATTGTTTATGTTTTTACGTATCCAATTACTGATATCATCGGTGAAGTTTATGGAAAAGAAGCTGCCAGGAAGACCGTGCTCGCCGGATTCGTAACACAGCTCCTGTCAGCCGTTTTCATTTTTGCAGCGATCCATCTGCCATCAGCGCCATTCTTTGGAGCGCAGGCTGAATTTGAAACAATTTTAAGCGGAAGCTTCCGCATCACCATTGCAAGCCTTATTTCTTATCTGGTCAGCCAAAACCTGGATGTGTATGTCTTCCATAAGCTGAAGGAAAAGCATGGCGGCAGGAAACTGTGGATCCGCAATAATCTGTCCACAGTCTCAAGCCAGCTGATCGATACTTCTGTGTTCATTCTGATCGCTTTTTACGGCACCATGCCTGCAGGGGCGCTCCTTGCGATGATCGGAACACAATATGCCTTTAAGTTCCTTGTCGCGCTGATTGATACACCCCTGGTTTACCTGCTGGTGGGCATGGCCAGAAAAGAAAAAAAGCAGCCTGCCGAGTTCCCCAGGCTGACAGCAGAATCTGCGTCATGA
- a CDS encoding YhdT family protein: MDNKAGGKDPRFKVAKREAWIGMGLVLFNFLWWFGFAYGMGSGPVEEYTYIMGLPAWFFYSCVAGFAVVFVLVWAAVKFLFKEVPFDDSEEGGKAE; the protein is encoded by the coding sequence TTGGATAATAAAGCCGGGGGGAAGGATCCCCGTTTTAAGGTGGCGAAGAGGGAAGCCTGGATCGGTATGGGTCTTGTCCTTTTTAATTTTCTGTGGTGGTTTGGCTTTGCTTACGGGATGGGCTCAGGTCCTGTCGAAGAGTATACATATATCATGGGGCTGCCTGCCTGGTTTTTCTATAGCTGTGTGGCGGGATTTGCGGTTGTGTTTGTCCTTGTTTGGGCAGCCGTGAAGTTTCTGTTTAAAGAAGTCCCTTTCGATGACAGTGAAGAAGGGGGGAAGGCGGAATGA